CGTTTTAAAGTTGGCGACACTCTCCGTAAGTATAATGTTGAATATCTTTGTATGCTAGTGTTTTCATCTTTAAAGATATATTTAACTCTTctgtggtgtttttttttggattttggtgaaGGTTTCAAGTACTCGAAAGACTCAGTGTTAATGGTGTCAGAAGAGGAGTACAAGAAATGCAAAGCCACCAAACCGCAACTCTACTCAAACAACGAAGACACGGTTTTCAAACTAGATCGACCCGGTTTGTTTTACTTCATCAGCGGTGTCTCGGGCCACTGCGAAAAGGGTCAGAAGATGATCGTAAAAGTTATGGAGACGGAGTCCTCCACAGAGTCTcctccaccatcttcttcttcttcctcttcatctcttCCGGCGTCAACTCCAAAGGCCAAGAAGAGCAATGCCTTCAAAACCGCAGTCCAGTTCAGTAGCTCCGGTTTTGTTACCTTTGCGGTTCTGGTTGTTTCGGTTTTTGGTCTGGTTTAGTTCCAGCGGTTTTAGACTTTTAGCTGAAGATTTTAGGTCGATTTAGCGTTTTTGATCTCTTTAGATATCATCCAATCATATTAGGCTGTTCTGTTTCGTTCTTAAGCAGTATTCTGAATAAAAACTTCATTAACATAATAAGCCCCATGTTTCGATTAGGAGTTTAGTTTCCGAACTAGCTTCAATGATATGCTCATTTCATGTAATCCGTTATCACTTAAGAAAGTTATTCTTGGTTTTTAATATGATCATTCCATTTTCATGtcagtttttaactttttactaTATGCAGACGATATCAGcaattttaaaatgttgtatAACCCACTGAACTAAAATAGTAAGCCAAGTATTatcatttataaataacatttcaTATAAATTAGATGCACTGTTTACTCTTCAAACAAAACTTGGTggtaattttaatcaaaaacaagtGTCCAAGGAGCAAATAGAAATGTCGTAAGCCGATCGAGACACATTACGCCTATTTAGGTGTGGACTTGCCATAGGGACTATAAGGACTGAAGCCATTGCGACCTTGCTGATTCCTTGCTTTCCTGACCTTCCCAGCTCCACTTTCTATGTTCAGATTCACTTTAGGTGGCGAAGAGAAGCAGAACGATGCTGCAACCGCCTGTGACATTGAACGTCAAAACCAGAGATATCAGCTATATATCCATCCCATGAACATAATCTTTTGGAAGAacattcgattttttttgtttcttttacctgGAGATCGAGTCGGTGAACATTGAAGATGTCTTTCAAAGAGTGTGAATTGTATGCTGAGATATACGCTCGGTATGCATCCTTGGCTAACATATTCAGGCTATAGTTTTCAGCAACACATTGCTCCTGTGGGAACAGAACAAGAAATACTGTTATTACACAGCGAGCCCAATCGCAAATGGAAAGTTACATAACCCACAACATTACTAAATCAGAACTCTTACCAA
The Camelina sativa cultivar DH55 chromosome 15, Cs, whole genome shotgun sequence DNA segment above includes these coding regions:
- the LOC104746233 gene encoding early nodulin-like protein 1; translation: MGSSNKKITLVAIIVSLYMFSCVSSTEFEVGGEDGWIVPTSKTRGDAFNQWASDNRFKVGDTLRFKYSKDSVLMVSEEEYKKCKATKPQLYSNNEDTVFKLDRPGLFYFISGVSGHCEKGQKMIVKVMETESSTESPPPSSSSSSSSLPASTPKAKKSNAFKTAVQFSSSGFVTFAVLVVSVFGLV